TGGGCGGTGTTCCCGCACCATCTGGCCTTCTCGACGGATGGGAAGTCCTTTGAAGCGGTGGCCTTTCGCTGACGCGCGAAACGGTGACTGAAATCACCGCGTCCGAAGCGTGGGCATGACGGCGTCCCTCGAAGCCAATCTCCTCGGCGTAAATCCAGTCCAGCGCCCCACGGCTTTCCGACGTCGTGCCAAAGACGTCAGAGCCCGTCCTTGAGGCGCTGCGAGTGCGCCCTCCCAATCCAATCAAGTGCCCGGGATGCCTCCTCGCCCACTGTACCGACCCACCCCGGCACCGGCGTCTGATCCGCCAACATCTCCTTCAGCACGGGAATGAGCGGGAGATGCCCGGTCGCGCCAAGTGTGTTGATGGCGCAGTAGCGAACCTCGGGCGAAGGGTCCTTCAGGGCAGCGAGCAGCGCCTTGATGGCGGCTTCAGCCTCCTTCGAATCCAACTTCACTTGATAGAACATATAGGACAGACCCTCCGCGGCCTGCCCCCGTACATTGGGGGCCTCCTGCGGGTCCGCGAGGATGCGAACCATGAGGTCCCACGTCCCGAGATCGGCGTGCCACGAGAGCGCATAGAGAATCCCATGCCTCGCATCCACATGACTCTCGACATCTAGCAACTCGAGCAGTCTCGATGTGGTCGTTCTATCCTCCGACAGGGCCTTGGCCGCTGGAACGATGACACTGCGGTCTGGTCCCTGAATGTCTTTGAG
The DNA window shown above is from Corallococcus soli and carries:
- a CDS encoding HEAT repeat domain-containing protein, with product MEVKMSRSEPLSQEQRESALKDIQGPDRSVIVPAAKALSEDRTTTSRLLELLDVESHVDARHGILYALSWHADLGTWDLMVRILADPQEAPNVRGQAAEGLSYMFYQVKLDSKEAEAAIKALLAALKDPSPEVRYCAINTLGATGHLPLIPVLKEMLADQTPVPGWVGTVGEEASRALDWIGRAHSQRLKDGL